In Choloepus didactylus isolate mChoDid1 chromosome X, mChoDid1.pri, whole genome shotgun sequence, a genomic segment contains:
- the LOC119522490 gene encoding melanoma-associated antigen 10-like: MWCFLTSALGSEAGFARGGADSGPQREESQALTGIEFFFQGFKEPGAESPGLRHVSSGQQSGGGPGTARSQGLWVSITCPPAHTPACCPLTTVIMSLSPKRPRYMLDQDLQDQIEIQHLLGAQEPAAEEEEGSSSPTSSFHFSLLSSSSSPSSPSSPLTPGTPEEVEEPAAVVPSTPQSTQSASPPPSFSLSTTYLSISNESSSSEESTDSTKEPLDEEVSNLVKFLLIKYRLKLPVTKEEMLKVVLKRCKNRFPLIFKKASKCMEVICGIDVKEVDPTIHSYILVNSLILTYDEMLSGDQGMPKIGLLIIILGVIFMEGNCAPEEEVWDLLNMMGVCEGREHFIYGEPRKLLTRDLVQEKYLEYRQVSGSDPPRFEFLWGPRAHKEISKMKVLEFFAKVNGTHPSTFSTWYEEALKDEEERAQVRIAPADSTAAKFVALCWPAASPGTSED; this comes from the exons TTCTTCTTCCAGGGATTCAAGGAACCGGGAGCTGAAAGCCCTGGTCTGAGGCACGTGTCCTCAGGTCAGCAGAGTGGAGGAGGCCCAGGCACTGCCAGGAGTCAAG gCCTGTGGGTTTCCATCACCTGCCCTCCTGCCCACACTCCTGCTTGCTGCCCACTGACCACAGTCATCATGTCTCTCTCTCCAAAGCGTCCACGCTACATGCTTGATCAAGATCTTCAGGACCAAATTGAGATACAGCACCTGCTGGGTGCACAGGAGCCTGcagctgaggaggaggagggctcCTCCTCTCCTACTTCCTCCTTCCACTTCTCCTTGctgtcctcttcctcctctccctcctctccttcctctcctctgaCCCCAGGCACCCCTGAGGAGGTGGAGGAGCCTGCTGCTGTGGTACCAAGTACTCCCCAGAGTACTCAGTcagcctccccccccccatctttctccctctccacCACTTATTTGAGCATATCAAATGAGAGCTCAAGCAGTGAAGAATCAACAGATTCAACCAAAGAGCCACTAGATGAGGAAGTGTCCAATTTGGTGAAGTTCCTGCTCATCAAGTACAGACTGAAGTTGCCCGTCACAAAGGAAGAAATGCTGAAGGTTGTCCTCAAGAGGTGCAAGAACAGATTCCCTCTGATCTTCAAGAAAGCTTCTAAGTGCATGGAGGTGATCTGTGGCATTGATGTGAAGGAAGTGGACCCCACCATCCACTCCTATATCCTTGTCAACTCACTGATTCTCACCTATGATGAGATGCTGTCTGGTGACCAGGGCATGCCCAAAATCGGCCTTCTGATAATTATCCTTGGTGTGATCTTCATGGAGGGCAACTGTGCCCCTGAGGAGGAGGTCTGGGATTTACTGAATATGATGGGAGTGTGTGAGGGGAGGGAGCACTTCATCTATGGGGAACCCAGGAAGCTCCTCACCAGAGATTTGGTGCAGGAAAAGTATCTAGAGTACCGGCAGGTGTCTGGCAGTGATCCTCCTCGCTTTGAGTTCCTGTGGGGTCCCAGGGCCCATAAGGAAATCAGCAAGATGAAGGTTCTGGAGTTTTTTGCCAAGGTCAATGGGACTCACCCCAGTACCTTCTCTACCTGGTATGAGGAGGCTTTGAAAGATGAGGAAGAGAGAGCCCAGGTTAGAATTGCCCCTGCAGATAGTACTGCTGCCAAGTTTGTTGCCCTGTGTTGGCCAGCAGCATCTCCTGGCACAAGTGAAGACTGA